A single Pararhizobium sp. A13 DNA region contains:
- a CDS encoding transporter substrate-binding domain-containing protein, producing MKLKALSLVALLALSNGAYAAEGELSIGTEGAYPPWSMADAAGNVTGFDADVGNLLCNKLEMKCHFVVQAFDGLIPALKAKRFDIIISGMSITQDRKKEIDFSVGYAELANMFLVPKTSDLAGIKDIDTLLKALDGKSIGVQAGTTHAHFIEKRVPTADLKTYDTLDQMQMDLASGRVDVAFADASALQDFLAKPEGKDFQFVDVKVQSKFDSSLGEGIGVGIAQENTALKAKIDTALCELVADGSIGKASQTWFKSDISRGCN from the coding sequence ATGAAATTGAAAGCCTTATCACTCGTTGCGCTTCTTGCACTTTCCAACGGCGCGTACGCCGCGGAAGGGGAACTCTCGATCGGTACCGAGGGCGCCTATCCGCCATGGAGCATGGCCGATGCCGCAGGCAACGTCACCGGCTTTGACGCCGACGTGGGCAATCTGCTTTGCAACAAGCTGGAAATGAAGTGCCACTTCGTCGTTCAGGCCTTCGACGGTCTGATACCGGCGCTGAAGGCGAAGCGCTTCGATATCATCATTTCCGGAATGTCGATTACCCAGGACCGGAAGAAAGAGATCGACTTTTCCGTCGGTTACGCCGAACTCGCCAACATGTTCCTCGTGCCGAAAACGTCGGACCTCGCCGGTATCAAGGACATCGACACCTTGCTCAAGGCGTTGGACGGCAAGTCGATCGGCGTACAGGCCGGAACGACGCACGCGCACTTTATCGAAAAACGCGTGCCGACCGCCGATCTGAAGACCTATGATACGCTCGATCAAATGCAGATGGATCTCGCCAGCGGGCGCGTCGACGTGGCGTTCGCAGATGCGTCCGCGCTCCAGGACTTTCTTGCCAAACCGGAGGGCAAGGATTTCCAGTTCGTCGACGTGAAGGTGCAGAGCAAATTCGATTCCTCCCTCGGCGAGGGAATTGGCGTCGGGATCGCCCAGGAGAACACTGCCCTGAAAGCCAAGATCGACACCGCACTTTGCGAGCTTGTCGCCGACGGCTCGATCGGCAAGGCAAGCCAGACCTGGTTCAAGTCGGACATTTCCCGTGGCTGCAACTAA
- a CDS encoding ABC transporter permease subunit (The N-terminal region of this protein, as described by TIGR01726, is a three transmembrane segment that identifies a subfamily of ABC transporter permease subunits, which specificities that include histidine, arginine, glutamine, glutamate, L-cystine (sic), the opines (in Agrobacterium) octopine and nopaline, etc.), which yields MEFGLLQVWQDGWIRAILLGATITVAVGAVSMLAGAVIGVICGLVKWARIFPLTLVVDAYTSLVRGVPELLIIYLLFFSSVEFVTKVATAFGYAGLAESGYAFVIAVVAIGTISGAYSTEVVRGALASIPAGHLEAARALGLPARRIFLRIIAPQMLRIAIPGMNNVWQTTIKDTALVSVVGLQELMRAAFVGAGSTRHPFIFFLIAAVVYLVITLVSQTGFDAVERLLKLRARK from the coding sequence ATGGAATTTGGTCTATTGCAGGTTTGGCAGGACGGTTGGATCAGGGCTATTTTGCTCGGTGCGACAATAACTGTGGCCGTTGGAGCAGTCAGCATGCTGGCCGGCGCAGTTATCGGGGTTATCTGCGGCCTCGTAAAATGGGCCAGGATATTTCCTCTGACGCTTGTCGTCGATGCCTACACGTCTCTTGTGCGGGGGGTACCGGAGCTCCTGATCATCTACCTCTTGTTCTTTTCCTCCGTCGAATTCGTGACAAAGGTAGCGACGGCATTCGGTTATGCCGGGCTGGCCGAAAGCGGCTATGCTTTCGTCATCGCGGTGGTGGCGATCGGCACGATATCGGGCGCCTATTCGACCGAAGTGGTGCGCGGAGCGTTGGCATCGATCCCGGCCGGCCACCTCGAAGCGGCACGCGCTCTAGGTCTGCCCGCTCGCCGCATTTTCCTCCGGATCATTGCGCCGCAGATGCTGAGGATCGCAATCCCGGGCATGAACAATGTGTGGCAAACGACGATCAAGGACACCGCTCTGGTGTCTGTGGTCGGCCTGCAGGAACTGATGCGCGCCGCATTCGTCGGGGCCGGCAGTACCCGGCATCCGTTTATCTTCTTTCTGATCGCGGCAGTGGTCTACCTGGTCATTACGCTCGTCAGCCAAACCGGGTTCGACGCAGTTGAACGCCTGTTGAAACTCCGGGCAAGGAAATAA
- a CDS encoding ABC transporter permease subunit (The N-terminal region of this protein, as described by TIGR01726, is a three transmembrane segment that identifies a subfamily of ABC transporter permease subunits, which specificities that include histidine, arginine, glutamine, glutamate, L-cystine (sic), the opines (in Agrobacterium) octopine and nopaline, etc.), which yields MDLELIQHAVPVLLKGLWMTALLTGLSVLLGFNLGLGLALIRLSESRFVAGFAKYYSLAFRGTPLLVQLFLFYYGLGQLPFVRNNAAIWWVISDGTRCAVMAIALNTAAYTSEILRGGLMSIPAGLREAAKAGGMSPFLRFRRIEFPLAIRQALPAYGNELVLVVKGTSLASTITVLEITGYTKRLMSQTYAIFEVFAIAGALYLVINLILIGLVRMTERHLMRHEGR from the coding sequence ATGGATCTTGAACTTATCCAACATGCGGTTCCGGTGCTCCTCAAGGGGCTTTGGATGACGGCCCTTCTTACCGGACTTTCAGTCCTGCTCGGGTTCAACCTTGGCCTTGGCCTTGCATTGATTCGGCTTTCCGAGAGCCGGTTTGTTGCGGGCTTCGCCAAATACTACAGCTTGGCATTTCGAGGCACGCCGCTGCTGGTGCAACTGTTCCTGTTCTACTACGGGCTAGGCCAGCTGCCGTTTGTCAGAAACAACGCAGCCATTTGGTGGGTTATCAGCGACGGCACCCGGTGCGCGGTGATGGCGATCGCGCTGAATACTGCTGCCTACACGTCCGAAATCCTGCGTGGCGGACTGATGTCGATCCCCGCCGGTTTGCGCGAAGCAGCCAAGGCCGGCGGCATGTCGCCGTTCCTGCGTTTCCGGCGCATCGAATTTCCGCTCGCAATCCGTCAGGCGCTCCCGGCTTACGGCAATGAACTCGTTCTTGTCGTGAAAGGAACGAGCCTCGCCTCGACGATTACTGTTCTGGAGATCACTGGCTATACCAAGCGGCTGATGAGCCAGACCTATGCCATCTTCGAGGTTTTTGCGATCGCCGGGGCACTTTACCTTGTCATCAACCTCATCCTCATCGGCCTCGTCAGGATGACTGAGCGCCATTTGATGCGGCACGAGGGGCGTTGA